Genomic segment of Streptomyces sp. NBC_01210:
AGGCCGTCAACGACCCCGTGGGACTCGCGCTGGCGCTGATCCGGCTCTCCCTCGTCCACTCGTTCCTCGGTGACTCGCCGCGCGCCATCGCCTTCGGAGAGGAGTCGCTGAGGGTGTGCGACACGTACGGAGAGGGCTGGCACAGGGCCTACACGACGATGGCGCTCGGAATCGAGGTCTGGCGCCAGGGCGACGCCCGTCGCGCCGCCGAGCTCGAGAAGGCGAGCCTGATCTTCAACCGTTCGCTCGACGATCCGCTGGGGGTCGGCGTCAACCTTGAGGTGCTGGCCTGGATCGCCGCCACGGAGGAGCAGTACGAGCGCGCCGCCCGGCTCCTGGGCGTCCTGCAGACCGTCTGGCAGGCGATCGGCGCGCCGCTGTCCGGGTACGGACACCTCGTCAAGTACCACGACGAATGCGAGTCGCGCACCAGCCAGGCCCTTGGGGCCACGGCCTTCCGTGCTGCCGTCAGGAAGGGTTCCAGGCTCTCCTACGGCGAAGCGCTCGGCTACGCGCTCGAGGAGCACCTGGCGGCGGAACCCAGCGGAGAGGACGAGCGACCGTCACCGCTCACCCGTCGGGAGACCGAGATCGCCCGTCTGGTCGCGCAGGGGCTGAGCAACAAGGAGATCGCGGCCACGCTGGTGATCGCCCAGCGCACGGCGGAGGGCCATATCGAGCACATACTGAGCAAACTCGGCTTCACCTCCCGAGCCCAGGTGGCTGTCTGGGTCTTCGAGCACGACCGCGCAGCCGACGGGGACGAGCGCGCCCCCCAGGGCGGGCCGTGACCCGCCGAAGGCACCGTGAACCGGCTCCGCGGCCAACTACCCTTTGAGCGCACCCGAGGTGAGCCCCTGGACGATATGGCGGCCGGCGAAGGCGAAGAGCCGAGCAGGCTCAGCCGCTCCCGCTCCCGCCGCCGTCCCCGCGTCGTTCTTCGCGAAGCCGAGTTGATGCGCTGTCCAGCAGCATCTCCAGCGCGGTGGGATACGCACTGTGGTTCATCCGGGCGACCAGCAGATGCGCGGTCGCTGCGATGTGCGGATGAGTCGCGGCGGGCAGCCGGGCGTACGTGGCCTGCCAGACCTCCTCGTCCCCCGCGCGTGCCGCCGCCGGCAGCGCCAGCGAGGCCGCGTCCAGCGCGGCGAACGCCAGGCTCTGGTCGATGAACGCGTGATAGATCCGGACCGCCTCGGCGTCCGGGAAGCCGGCTGTGCGCAGCAGCCCAAGGATCGTCTCGTCAGCCGCCACTTCGTAACCCTTGCCGGTCACGCGGCTGGCGGTCAGCACTGCCGCCTGCGGATGCTCGAGATACGCGGCATGGATGCGCAGCCCCAGCTCCCGCAGGTCGGCGCGCCAGTCGCCGGTGCCCTCCCAGCACGCCAGGGCACGGCCGACGAGCATGTTCCCGATGGCCAGCGTCAGGTCGTCGATGCCGCTGAAGTACCGGTACAGCGTGCTGGGGTCCGCCCCCAGGGCGGTGCCGAGGCGGCGGACGGTCAGGCCCGCGCTCCCGTGCTCCCGCAGCATGCGCAGCGCCGTCTCCACGATCAGCTGCTCCGACAGCACCGCGCCGTTCTTCGTGGGACGTCGCCGCCTCCGGGCCTCCTCCGGCACCACAGGCTTGGGCACAGCACGCTCCCTCCATCACCAGCACCATGACTCGACCCAGCTTATGCCAACACAGTTGACGTTAACAGCGGCGGGCGCGTTGGATCGGATCCGACAAGCGGCGCGCCCCACAATCGGCGCCTGCACACCGTGTCCGGGAAACGGAGTTTGGCCATGCGTGTTCTTCTCGTGGGAGCCGGCGGCGTCGGCACCGCCATTACCCGGATCGCCGCCCGCCGGTCCTTCTTCGACCACATGGTCGTTGCCGACTACGACCTCTCCCGCGCCCAGGCCGCGGTCGCGGCCCTGGAACCGGACGGCCGCTTCAGCGCCGAACGGATCGACGCGAGCGACGAGGCAGCCGTCACCTCGCTGCTGCACCGGCAGCGCTGCGACGTCCTGCTCAATGCCACCGACCCCCGCTTCGTGATGCCGCTGTTCCAGGCGGCCCTGGGCGCCGGGGCGCACTACCTGGACATGGCGATGTCGCTGTCCCGCCCGCACCCGGAGCGCCCCTACGAACTGACCGGCGTCAAGCTCGGCGACACCCAGTTCGAACGGGCCGCGGACTGGGAGAAGGCCGGACTGCTCGCCCTGGTCGGCATCGGTGTCGAGCCGGGACTGTCCGATGTCTTCGCCCGCCACGCCGCCGAGGAACTCTTCGACGAGATCGAGGAGATCGGCATCCGCGACGGAGCGAACCTCACGGTCGACGGCTACGACTTCGCGCCCTCGTTCAGCATCTGGACCACCATCGAGGAATGCCTCAATGCGCCCGTCGTCTACGAGGCCGACCGCGGCTGGTTCACCACCGCACCCTTCAGCGAGCCCGAGGTCTTCGACTTCCCCGAGGGGATCGGCCCCGTCGAGTGCGTCAACGTCGAGCACGAGGAGGTCCTGCTGGTCCCACGCTGGGTGGACGCGGGACGCGTCACCTTCAAGTACGGCCTCGGCGAGGACTTCATCCGTACGCTGCAGACGCTGCACCTGCTGGGCCTCGACCGCACCGATCCGGTGCCGGTGCCCGCGGCGGACGGATCGGGCACGGTCCACGTCTCCCCGCGGGACATGGTCGCCGCCTGTCTGCCGGACCCGGCGGCCCTCGGGGAGCGCATGCACGGCAAGACCTGCGCGGGCACCTGGGTCAAGGGCACCAAGGACGGCCGCCCGCGCGAGGTCTACCTGTACCACGTGGTCGACAATCAGTGGTCCATGCGTGAGTACGGCTGCCAGGCCGTCGTGTGGCAGACCGCCATCAACCCCGTCGTGGCCCTGGAACTGATCGCCGCCGACACCTGGTCCGGAAGTGGCGTCCTCGGTCCCGAAGCCCTCCCCGCCCGGCCCTTCCTGGACCTGCTGACCGAGTACGGCTCACCGTGGGGCATGCGCGAGCAGTGACGCGCCCTCTCCGCAGAGGAAGGCCTCACCGCGCCCAGTGGCTCAACTCGATCGCGATAGACTGGGCCATTGGCGCTGTCCAGGGCGGAGCTCGGGCCGGAGGGAGGCCAACGGGCGCATGACGGTGGACACACTCGACACCCGCATCCTGCGGCTGCTGATCGAACAGCCGCGCACCAGCGTGCGTGAGTACGCCCGGATCCTCGGCATCGCGCGCGGCACCCTGCAGGCCAGGATCGACAGGCTGGAACGGGACGGCGTGATCACCGGCACGGGTCCGTACCTCTCCCCCGCCGCCCTTGGGCATCCGGTGCTCGCCTTCGTCCATATCGAGGTCACGCAGGGGCATCTGGACGAGGTCGGCGACGCGCTCGCCGCCGTGCCCGAGATCATCGAGGCGTTCTCGATCACCGGCGGCGGTGATCTGCTCACGCGCGTCGCAGCGCGGGACAACGGGCATCTCGAGGACGTCATCCAGCGGCTGATCCAGCTGCCGGGCGTGGTGCGTACGCGCACCGAGATGGCACTGCGCGAGCGCGTGCCGCACCGGCTGCTGCCGCTGGTCGAGTCGGTGGGCCGGGCCGCCGGCACGTCACGCTGAGCATCCGCTCGGCAAGGATGAGCACCGGCTCGGCACGGTCGAACCGAGTCTTGGCATGCTGGTGCGCATGAGCACTTCGCGCACCACTTCGGTCATCTTCGATCTCGACGGCACACTGGTGGACAGCGAACCGAACTACTACGAGGCGGGGCGCCGGCTACTGGCCCAGCACGGCGTGGCGGACTTCAGCTGGGAGCACCACACCCGGTTCATCGGGATCGGGACGCGGGAGACGCTGGAGATCCTGCGTGGGGAGTACGGGATCGAGGTGCCGGTCGAGGAGCTGCTCGCCGCGAAGAACCGCCACTATCTGGAGCTGGCGCGCGCTTCGACGGATGTCTTCCCGGAGATGTGGAAGTTCGTGGAGCGGCTCCACACGGAGGGGGTGCCGATGGCGGTGGCATCCGGCTCGTCCCGCGCCGCCATCGAGGCGGTGCTCGCCGGCACCGGTCTCGACGCGTTCATCCCCACGATCGTCTCCGCCGAGGAGGTCGCACAGGGCAAGCCCGAGCCCGACATCTTCCTGGAGGCCGCGCGCCGTCTCGGCGTCGGTCCTGCCGACTGTGTGGTGCTTGAGGACGCCGCGCCGGGTGCGGCGGCGGCGCACGCCGCAGGTATGCGCTGCGTCGCCGTCCCCTATGTCCCGGCGACGGCCGGCGACCCGGCGTTCCAGTCCGCGGGGCTGCTCTTCGCGGGCGGACAGAGCGAGTTCACGGCGCAGGCCGCCTACGACTGGCTCGTTCCGCAGGCTCCCTCTGTCTGATCTTGGACGTCGGGGACCTTGCGCCGGTGGAATCGGCCGATGAGCATGGCGGCGCCGCCTGCTCTGGAGGAACTCATGGGTTCTGCCGCCGTCCTCGTCGCCAATCGCGGGGAGATCGCCGTACGGCTGCTGCGCGCCCCCGCTGAGGCCGGAATGCGGACCGTGGCCGTGTACCGAGGACGACGCGGGATCACCGCATGTCCAACTGGCCGGCGTGGCAGTGCCGTTGCCCGGATCGGGACCTGCCTCCGCGGCGCTGGATCCCGGCAGCGCTGGACGCCTGGTCGCCGGAGCCGGACGGGGCGGCGCGGCGCGGCGCGGCGGCCGTACGTCGACACCTGGTAGCCACCGCGTCCTGCGGTCGGCGTCCGTCGCGCAGGATCAGCCGACCCAGCCGCCGGTGAGGTCGAGCACCGCCGAACCGTCCAGGTCGCTGAGCTTGGTGCCGGTGAAGGCGCGGGCCCAGTCGGACGTCTGGATACGGAACGCGGGCCGGTCCGCGGTCAGCGCCTGCAGTACCGACTCGGCAGCCTCGACCGGGGTCTGTGCGCCGCTGAGGAACTGCGAGACGGTGCGTTCCACGTAGGACCGCAGCGCATCGGCGTACGGACCGGCCGTGGCGATCGCGGCCTCCGGGTCGACACCGATGTTGCTGACGAACTCGGTCGCCACAGCGCCGGGTTCGACGACGGAGACGGTCACACCGAGCTTGGCAGCCACCGGCGCCAGGCTCTCCATGTAACCCTCGACGGCGAACTTCGCAGCGCAGTAAGCCTCATTGAACGGCTGCCCGATGACCCCACCGACGCTGGTGACGGTGATCAGACGGCCACCGGAGGCTCGAAGGTGGGGCAGGGCCGCCTTGGAGACATGGAGCACTCCGAAGAAGTTGACCTCCATGACCTTGCGCACATCGCCAACCGTCTCGTTCTCGAGCGTGCCGAGGTGCCCGGCACCCGCATTGTTGATCACGGCGTCGAGGCGGCCGTGGTCACTGATGACGCCCTCGATCGCGGCGGCGACAGAGGCCTCGTCGGTGACGTCGAGCTGCCGGATGTCGAGCTCGACCCCGGCGTCCGCGGCCGCCTTGCGCAGCGCGTCGGCGCGGCTGGTGTCGCGC
This window contains:
- a CDS encoding TetR/AcrR family transcriptional regulator; amino-acid sequence: MPKPVVPEEARRRRRPTKNGAVLSEQLIVETALRMLREHGSAGLTVRRLGTALGADPSTLYRYFSGIDDLTLAIGNMLVGRALACWEGTGDWRADLRELGLRIHAAYLEHPQAAVLTASRVTGKGYEVAADETILGLLRTAGFPDAEAVRIYHAFIDQSLAFAALDAASLALPAAARAGDEEVWQATYARLPAATHPHIAATAHLLVARMNHSAYPTALEMLLDSASTRLREERRGDGGGSGSG
- a CDS encoding saccharopine dehydrogenase family protein yields the protein MRVLLVGAGGVGTAITRIAARRSFFDHMVVADYDLSRAQAAVAALEPDGRFSAERIDASDEAAVTSLLHRQRCDVLLNATDPRFVMPLFQAALGAGAHYLDMAMSLSRPHPERPYELTGVKLGDTQFERAADWEKAGLLALVGIGVEPGLSDVFARHAAEELFDEIEEIGIRDGANLTVDGYDFAPSFSIWTTIEECLNAPVVYEADRGWFTTAPFSEPEVFDFPEGIGPVECVNVEHEEVLLVPRWVDAGRVTFKYGLGEDFIRTLQTLHLLGLDRTDPVPVPAADGSGTVHVSPRDMVAACLPDPAALGERMHGKTCAGTWVKGTKDGRPREVYLYHVVDNQWSMREYGCQAVVWQTAINPVVALELIAADTWSGSGVLGPEALPARPFLDLLTEYGSPWGMREQ
- a CDS encoding Lrp/AsnC family transcriptional regulator, translated to MTVDTLDTRILRLLIEQPRTSVREYARILGIARGTLQARIDRLERDGVITGTGPYLSPAALGHPVLAFVHIEVTQGHLDEVGDALAAVPEIIEAFSITGGGDLLTRVAARDNGHLEDVIQRLIQLPGVVRTRTEMALRERVPHRLLPLVESVGRAAGTSR
- a CDS encoding HAD family hydrolase, with amino-acid sequence MSTSRTTSVIFDLDGTLVDSEPNYYEAGRRLLAQHGVADFSWEHHTRFIGIGTRETLEILRGEYGIEVPVEELLAAKNRHYLELARASTDVFPEMWKFVERLHTEGVPMAVASGSSRAAIEAVLAGTGLDAFIPTIVSAEEVAQGKPEPDIFLEAARRLGVGPADCVVLEDAAPGAAAAHAAGMRCVAVPYVPATAGDPAFQSAGLLFAGGQSEFTAQAAYDWLVPQAPSV
- a CDS encoding biotin carboxylase N-terminal domain-containing protein, whose product is MGSAAVLVANRGEIAVRLLRAPAEAGMRTVAVYRGRRGITACPTGRRGSAVARIGTCLRGAGSRQRWTPGRRSRTGRRGAARRPYVDTW
- a CDS encoding SDR family oxidoreductase, coding for MSSKVVLITGTSSGIGLAAAVEAARAGWQTVATLRDTSRADALRKAAADAGVELDIRQLDVTDEASVAAAIEGVISDHGRLDAVINNAGAGHLGTLENETVGDVRKVMEVNFFGVLHVSKAALPHLRASGGRLITVTSVGGVIGQPFNEAYCAAKFAVEGYMESLAPVAAKLGVTVSVVEPGAVATEFVSNIGVDPEAAIATAGPYADALRSYVERTVSQFLSGAQTPVEAAESVLQALTADRPAFRIQTSDWARAFTGTKLSDLDGSAVLDLTGGWVG